From the genome of Tripterygium wilfordii isolate XIE 37 chromosome 6, ASM1340144v1, whole genome shotgun sequence:
GGCCCCTAACCTCAATTCTTGACTAtgcccttatatatatatatataaaaacactAGATTAGACATAGGTTTCTCCTAGTGAATGTCACAACGCTCGAGCGAACATGTCTATCAATCAAAACTAAGAGTGTTGACTAGATCAAACGATATTGCGCTTAAGCGAAAATGAATATCTATTGTTACTCGAGAGTTTGTACTCGATCAAAGGATTATCCGCTCAAGGCAAAAGACACAAATGCCCGATGTCATATTCGGATTAAATATATGAAGGACTCTAATTCTTTGATATGAGCGGTTGTGCGAGTAAAATTAAGTTTGAGAGAGCTAATTCCGTGAGAGAAATTTTGTTTACTCTTTGTAATATTCTCCAATATAGTGAATCTGCATCTTTGTTACCCGTGAACGTAGTCTACTGTCAAACCACGTAatttcaagtgttttttttaatattgcttttactttgattctttataaTTGTTTGGCTTGtattttattattgatttaGTGAATCGTTGTATGTTTTGTCTATGAACGATTTTAGCACAATTTAGTGAATCGTTGTATGCTTACTCTCTGTTCATCTTCGATGGAGGCGCCAACGACGGAGAAGGAGACATCGGCGATGACCACTTCTTCGACGGTGATTCAAGAGAAGCCGGTGATCCAAGAGAAACTTGTTGTTGTCCAAATCGAGCCATCGAGAAGTcaatttgatttgtttgtttctagTGAGAATGGAGGTGTTGCGCAACGAAATTCAAGAACAACTCCAATGGGTACTTGTAAAACAAGATTACTGCCTACAATGAGATCAAAACAACACTTGATAGTATCTCTAAGATGAAAAATTGGACCCACACATCCACTCTTTGATTGACATGTGTCAAACACtccatcattttttttctctccactCCACTTTTCATGTTAAAGCCACTTTTTATACTAaatatatgagaaaaaaaaagttgtttatCAAGTGCTTAAAATATGCTATCATTGTATCACACACTTGATATTAGTTTTTGATATTAGTATCAACACATATCAAGTggtacattattttttattattggaGATGTTGTTAGAGGTGATGTGCAAGAAGATCTTTCTGACTCGTTTAACACAAGCCACAAACTGACAACATGATTTCAAGAGCGCCAAATACACGATTTGGTCAGCATGGGTTTCTGATGATGGTGCTGCCATATTTGGAGAGTTGCATGTTTAGTGTTTGAGATTGGGGTGTGgatagtttgttttttttaaaaaaaccataaGAAAAGGTACACTCGATAATCTTATGTTTTTAGTTGGGATTTATAAAAATTAGGGCGTACTTAATTAATTTTGGGTGCATATAATgttcatcattaaaaaaaagttgtaatGCAAGTGCGGTATTAGATTGGGATCCCcattatttaaaaagaaaaaaagaaagagaagaatattGGGGGTCCCAATTATAGTTTTTAAAACCGATCCACCATCGAACCGTCAAGGCTGAAAGATCAAGAGTTTCGAGGTTTAACCGTTACGATGGAGGTTGAACATcgggtttttaataaataataaaataataaatatttatagtttaatagttatatactatataactatatactatatagcaagtttagggtttaggaggaGCATACCTGTACAATTTAACcataatttttctataaaaatttACTAAATTCTATAGCAATaagcaaatcaaataaataattcataaaccaaATACAAAATCtaaattcattaacaaaaatgaaatatttttgtaTCCATTAAAGGTAAATTACACATTTGGCCTCataattcattaacaaaaataaaatattctttgtttttaaatCATTTTACAACACAGGTGGGTTTTCTTTTAACCTGTCAGGTCATGGGTAGCCAGGTTTTTTGGGTTAACCCACGGTTTAACAAGGGTTGATGCATAAACGAtcttttttcaacaaaaaaatcatgaagACCGTCAGTTTAAAAACAAGTATTGTCCTCGTACTTATTAATAAATCGTGGCTCCTACATATTAATAAATCGTGGACTGTTCGGGAAGAAGTAGCTAGATGTCATAAAAGATAGGGGTCGGGTCcttgttattatttattttcctaCATATTAATAAATATTGGATTGTACAGGAATTGACTTCAACAATACAAAATGCCAAAAACAAGTGGCGCTGGACATCCGGCGAGGTGGAAGGGGTGggcctcttttgtttttttcaccCCGAAGTTGATAGAATTCGACTTTACAGACAAAGTGATTGATAAATGATGATTATAACGGAACTATGACAGACAACAATGGTATGATGAGGTGTGTTTTGGTGgatggttgtgttgattttcaacgctagtagttaagttgtgaaaaaaaaattgagtttaaaattatgaaataagttgtgaggtgtttgataGAGTTGTTAGCGGttaaattatgtaaaatatatttttttaaaattttatttatttcatttcaatattaATATTTGGAACTTTTTTGAGAGGACGATACCACCATGCTTTTTGATATGTTTGGTGAAGCAAGCCCGCTTCACCAAACAAGGCTGGTTTCAAAACCGATTATCAACTAAGTCAATTTAACTTAGATTGTGATAAAAGAAATGTGTGCATTAGTAGTAATTCATTTTTGCTAAAAATTAATTATCATAAAGTTTGATCACATATTTCGCGTTAGCATATTGGGTTTTTCAACAATTCAAGTAGTTGAAAGAGGGCTCTCGAAAGAGTTTGGCCAATGATACCCAGACTAAAAGGTACAGTTAGTTTCACATTGGTTCGGCAATATCCAACCAATGAATTAATATAGTCAAAACCCATCCTAAACATGCAACATGACTTTTTCTTAACTCAAGTGAGTTGGACCCGGGGGAGTGCCGGTGCAGTAATGCACCGGCTATTAACCTGTTCATCTTTTAGGCCGTTGGATCTGTAGATTCACATCTGATGGTTctgatttaatttaataaaaaaagaagatgaattttctctctctctttaggTTAGGTTTCTCTCCTGTTTGTAATTGGTACTTTCTGGAGTACTCCTTATACTCAACAAGCAGGGCACCACTTCCTGATTGTTGGCCATGGCTTGTGCAATATGTCTCAACACTTTTGGTAGCTTCAATCATCCCAACTCTCGGTTGCTACAGTTTTGGTAGTTTCAATCATTTGTAATCGAACTTCTCGTCATCTTCCTTGTCGAACCGGCGCAAAGCTTATGTCACGGCGGCTTCTCTCCTCAAAAATCAAATGGTTTTGATTCAAAATCTTGGGTTTATAAGTTGAAGTTGGTATTCTTCCTCAATCTCTAATTCAACAGCCCTTTTCATCTTCTACCAGGTCAAGATTACATCTCTGTTAGAGAGAAGTGAGAGATAAAACAAcaatttaatattgaaattttATTAAGTTAAATCAGAACCGTCAGATATGAATCTGAGGATCCAACGACCTAAAAGATGAACAGGTTAATAGCCAATGCATTACTGCACCGGCACTCCCCCGGGTCCAGTGAGTTGAGATTTGACCCATAGACTTTGGCTCTTAGTAGTTGGGCTAAGGAGGAACAAAATCATGCTAACCTGATGTATTTATGGAAATCAAACAattcaaaatgaataatattattggtATGTATGAGGCACGGATTTCTGATAGCAACAGCCCATATGAAAACGTCACAGAGATAaataagttaattttttttataatgttttaaagaaaaagaaaataggaaCAAAAAAGTACTATATTCAATTAGGAGATACCCATTACATTAGAGTTGGCCTACTTATCCTTTTAGGCGGGGTATAGATTGTGTGGGTATTTAATTTGGGCTCAAATTTAAACATAAAACAGCCCATATCGAGTATGCTTTGGGTTGAAAATTGAAACGCCCTGCGAATCTGGCGATTATGCAGTAGGTTTAAGTTTCCTTTTTGCTTTTGATTGTGGCAAATAGAGAGTTAGAGCGGGCCAAGCCCAAAACAGTGTGATGATGGCCCAAGTTTCATTTATTCCTTGCGAGAATATTCCCGCGCCTTCATACTCGTCTGAGAAAACGTAATAAAGGCAGGAGTGCCCATTGACAAGCATAATTATACAAAGGTGTGCGAGACACGCCCACTTAGGAATATGCATACTGGCCTACTCTTGAACCTTTCTTCTTCTGTCACATAGTAATTAACTAATACCAATTTCGCTACTTGAACTTCTTTTCCATTTTACACATTAATTTCGATCAAGTtgaagaatttttatttttatttaatgatATGGGAACTCAGAGGCTCAAAGCAACTACATGGAAGACAATCACATAGCAGGTAATTTTATATACGGGCTTGGTATGAATCTGAACATATGACCTCCGAAGAGTAAAGATTCTTCCTTAACCAATTAGGCTAAGAGTTGATTCCACTCGATGAACTTATAAACAAGAGTGGGTAGccttttatttaatttgataaTTGTGTTTAGCTAAGAGTTGATTTCATTGAAGTTGAAGAACTTATAAACAAGAGCAGGTAGCCTTTTAATTAAGTTTAAAACTTTGCTTAACCACCTAAGACTGTATAATAATTAGCAACtacatttataaaaaaaaaaatcgtgcaTAAAAAGGAATAATTAAGggcaaaaaaaatgaagttcaTAGTTATTTCCTATGATTATCAAAATGTTGACTTCTAAAACACGTAACCCAAAAGTCAAATCACTCATGCCACGTATGCTTTGATGGGACTACTCCCTATTTTTCTTGtagataaaaataataattcaccAATTTTGTCTTTGATATTTTATTGATGTCCACTTGCATTTGCGATGTTATTGTGGGAACACAGAGAACTTGGAGGCTGACCCCAATCATCAAATCCCGACAAGCCCACAAATTCCACCCCTTGAAGAATAAACAAAGACCATTCACTAATCACTGACCTGTACCAAATGGTCTTCGTTGGGCCAGACAGCCAATCAATGGGCTTTGTGTGGGTTTTTATAAAGTCCGCTTGATTGCTTACCTGTCAAAGCCCAGCATCGAAAACTCGTCGAGTAACCCAGCTCTGACTGGGTTTAAGATCCTCGGTTGCTAATTTTGTCTTCTAATTTGTTGCGAATATTCTCTCCCGATTGTTGCTTCTTAGACAAAAGAAGCAATACAATTCTCCAAACATATTTTACAAAAGCAAATAAAGCCAGGATCGCACATGCATGAACATCCAAGACTGACTaagtttgctctttttttttttgaccgaCTAAGGTcgttgcttcttcttcttctttttactgACTAAGTatgtatatatgatatatgaattAACACTTAATCAAAAATTAGTTCACTCAGATGACTTCTGATTGTTTAAGATTGTTATGTTAGGAAAAAATCAAcgaaaaaacttcaaaaaaaataaaataaaaattgatgtcCATTCGCGCGTCTCTATCATTTAGGTTTCTTTCTAGGTACCATACCAAACGAAagtgttaatatatatacaagtaATAGGTAAACACGCAAGTACAAGGTGACTCAGTAAAATaagtatatgtgattcaagttgaATTATTAAATAATGTGAAATAAACAACTGACAAATAATTCCACCAATtagtttgtcaaaaaaaaattctcaaattaATGACCGAAGATGAAACAAACAAATATGCATCAAGTTTTGCTGTTTAGGGCTGATAATAAGTGAAGGAATTTTACTgtagttgatgatgatgatgatgatttacagATACTGAGTGCTGTAGTTACAAGCTTAATTAACTCTACCAATACTTGCAGACTGGATATATGCAAATTAATTAAGTTACAAAGTACTTAGGTAATTATAAGCAGAGACATCATTCATTGTCGAATTACCAGCCCGTAATAATATATGGGTATGCGATCCATACAACCTTATAATTTGTCTGATCAGAAAATGAAGGTAAGACTATACAAATCCACTTCCGATACCATTTCTAGTTTCTCCACAAgggcactctctctctctctctctctatatatatatatatatatatatatatatatatatatattcgttgCAAAAGATCTACCCAGGAATAGAAGGCGAAAAATATGGGGCTTGATTGAGGTGATCTTGATTTAGTAGAAAGCATAAGGGCATAAAATATCCTGATCAAGATATGGAGATAGAAATCCTCCAGCAGGTTCAGCCAGCGACGCGGGGAAGTGATCATTTGAATGATCATAAAAGCTATCTGGCACAAATGGTTCAGTCCAGAAATTTCCGCTACATTCCTCCCAGAAATCAAGCTCGTGATCTTGTCGAATCAAGTCCAAACTTGTCTCTACTGCAGTCACAGATGATGAGGCTAATTCCATTGCTGATTCTTGCTCCGAAGAAAACGATGAGCTTTCAAGAATTTCAACACTTACAGAATTTTCAAAACCGTCGTCGTTTTGCCTCGATTTCTCTTCTCGATTGGTTTCAAGGTTATTGGATTTGGCTGCTAATTCGTCATTGAGCCTGACCGTGGCCGTCTTTTGTTTCGTGCGTTTCTTGAGATTGGTGTGCCAGTAGTTCTTGATCTCATTGTCGGTTCTTCCGGGTAATTGGGCAGCAATAGCGGACCATCTGCTCGTCAGAATCATATTTCTTGTAGTTCAGTTTTAATTTCTCGATTAGAATTAAAGGAATGGTCAGTACTACTTACTTATTCCCCATAGATTCGTGTAATCTAATGAtggtttcctcttcttctttagtGTAATTTCCTCTTTTCACATTTGGCCTCAAGTAATTCATCCATCTCAATCTGCAACTCTTCCCACACCTCGATAGACCTGAACAccaaagtatatatatacatttatttatatatatatacatatcaatgAATTAACCAGACATTGTCGTAAGCAAAGCAACAAATATCACTCACCAGCAAACTTGGGAAGTTGGCGCCAATTCCAGCAGCCATACCTAGTAACATAAGCTGTTAGCTTTCTATCTTCTTCTGTTGTCCAAGTGCCCTTCTTCAGTCCAGATTTGTCACAGCAAGGagttctcattctctctctctttctctctcaatatGCAATAGTCCAAGTCCCAACTTTTATGGAGTGACTAAAACTTGAGTGTCATGAGCCATTTATAGCATACAACTTGGCTTGAACCAAAACGTGTTACACACACCTCATTtacaattatttatttctttgttttgtacGTAGTCCACAAATTAGACATAAAGAAAGAAGACCTTTTTTAAGCCTTATATATTTTACTAGATTTATTTTTATACCCAATcattctttttcattctttttaacAATCGAGAACAAcattatacaaatttatcatttagaCATCCGATGCGAGTGTAAACTCGGGCTAT
Proteins encoded in this window:
- the LOC120000990 gene encoding transcription factor MYB4-like, yielding MRTPCCDKSGLKKGTWTTEEDRKLTAYVTRYGCWNWRQLPKFAGLSRCGKSCRLRWMNYLRPNVKRGNYTKEEEETIIRLHESMGNKWSAIAAQLPGRTDNEIKNYWHTNLKKRTKQKTATVRLNDELAAKSNNLETNREEKSRQNDDGFENSVSVEILESSSFSSEQESAMELASSSVTAVETSLDLIRQDHELDFWEECSGNFWTEPFVPDSFYDHSNDHFPASLAEPAGGFLSPYLDQDILCPYAFY